In Deltaproteobacteria bacterium HGW-Deltaproteobacteria-18, a single genomic region encodes these proteins:
- a CDS encoding cobyrinic acid a,c-diamide synthase — MPASSLTCPRILVAGLGGGSGKTIVSLGLARAFTEQGLTVQAFKKGPDYIDAKWLGLASRSITSNLDPFLLSSEVLRNLFWSRSQSYDLALLEGNRGLYDGKDVLGSCSSAELAKALKCPVIVVADCTKVTRTMAAIILGLTMFDPEVDIRGVILNRTAGGRHQKILRQSIEKYTDVQVLGVLPKLSENPIPERHMGLISDAEYSGDPFSELATFLRTHADLDACLNIARQAPAVEMDLAPLYPCPQTNSPVRIGVARDAALWFYYQENFEALRHAGAELVEFSLLTDQEIPAVDAVYMGGGFPETLAEGLTRNISMRQSVRERVQEGMPLYAECGGLMYLSRELHYEGVPYPMADVFPLDTKVFKKPQGHGYTSALIATANPFYPLQSRLTGHEFHYSRCVDTSGIDSFVFQIELGQGMAKGHDGVLYRNCLAGYTHMHALGNPLWASNFVAAARLYRQYRNAGQACPDIRLK; from the coding sequence ATGCCTGCCTCTTCACTGACGTGTCCTCGGATACTTGTTGCCGGCCTTGGTGGCGGTTCCGGCAAGACTATCGTCAGCTTGGGGCTGGCACGCGCCTTCACAGAGCAAGGTCTGACAGTTCAGGCCTTCAAGAAGGGTCCAGATTATATTGATGCCAAGTGGCTTGGTTTAGCCAGCCGCAGCATCACAAGCAATCTGGATCCTTTTTTATTGTCTTCCGAAGTGCTTCGGAATCTTTTCTGGTCCAGGTCGCAATCCTATGACCTGGCTTTGCTGGAAGGCAACCGGGGACTCTATGACGGCAAGGATGTGCTTGGGTCCTGCTCTTCTGCAGAGCTTGCTAAAGCGCTTAAGTGTCCGGTCATTGTCGTGGCCGATTGCACAAAGGTTACACGGACCATGGCAGCCATCATTCTCGGCCTGACCATGTTCGATCCTGAAGTGGACATCCGGGGCGTGATCTTGAATCGTACCGCCGGCGGAAGACATCAAAAAATTCTGCGGCAATCCATCGAGAAGTATACCGACGTGCAGGTCCTCGGCGTTCTGCCCAAACTTTCTGAAAATCCCATTCCCGAACGGCACATGGGGCTTATTTCCGATGCTGAATACAGCGGCGACCCATTTTCAGAGCTGGCCACTTTTTTGCGTACCCATGCAGACCTCGATGCCTGTCTGAATATCGCGCGTCAGGCACCTGCCGTCGAGATGGATCTGGCTCCGCTGTATCCATGCCCGCAAACAAACTCTCCAGTGCGCATCGGAGTCGCTCGGGACGCCGCGCTTTGGTTTTATTATCAAGAAAATTTCGAAGCGTTGCGCCACGCCGGCGCCGAATTGGTTGAATTCAGTCTTCTGACCGACCAGGAAATTCCTGCTGTTGATGCCGTTTATATGGGCGGTGGTTTTCCCGAGACCTTGGCCGAGGGCCTGACACGAAACATTTCCATGCGGCAATCGGTCAGGGAGCGCGTTCAGGAAGGCATGCCGCTGTACGCCGAATGCGGCGGACTCATGTACCTGAGCCGGGAACTTCACTATGAAGGCGTCCCATATCCCATGGCTGACGTTTTCCCCCTGGACACCAAGGTCTTCAAAAAGCCCCAGGGACACGGTTACACGAGCGCGCTCATTGCCACTGCCAATCCGTTCTATCCTCTGCAAAGCCGTCTGACGGGACACGAATTTCACTATTCCCGCTGCGTGGATACCAGCGGCATTGATTCCTTTGTTTTTCAGATTGAGCTTGGCCAAGGCATGGCCAAGGGGCACGATGGCGTCTTGTATCGAAATTGTCTGGCTGGCTATACGCATATGCATGCCCTGGGAAATCCCCTGTGGGCGAGCAATTTCGTCGCGGCCGCCCGACTTTACAGGCAGTACCGCAATGCCGGACAGGCTTGTCCTGATATCAGATTGAAATAG
- a CDS encoding dissimilatory sulfite reductase-asociated protein DsvD, with the protein MADPKEIVLEFIQSKSKQKSKFYFNDLAALFPDMKMREAKKVINQLVSEGVLEYWSSGSTTMYGVPGAGKQAHTEGED; encoded by the coding sequence ATGGCAGATCCTAAAGAGATCGTGTTGGAGTTCATCCAGTCCAAATCCAAGCAGAAATCTAAGTTTTATTTCAATGACTTGGCCGCTCTTTTTCCCGATATGAAAATGCGTGAAGCCAAGAAAGTAATCAACCAGCTTGTGTCTGAAGGTGTTCTTGAATACTGGTCCAGCGGCAGCACCACCATGTACGGTGTTCCCGGCGCTGGAAAGCAGGCACACACAGAAGGCGAAGATTAA